The genomic interval ACGCGGGCCGTGGACCTGCTGAACGACGACCTCACCGACGTGTCCCCGGAGGAGATCCGCGCCGCGCAAGCAGCGGTCGCCTCCCAGTTGGAGACGGCCGAGGACCGGTGGCGCCGGGCGGCGGCGGACTACGACAACCTCCGCAAACGAACGGCGCGCGAGATCCAGACCGTCCGCGAGCAGGAGCGGCGGCACACCGCCAAGGCCTTCTTGCCTGTCGTCGACGGGCTGGACCGGGCGCTCAGCTCCGGGATGGACCTTGACGAGGGCGTTCTGGGTGGCATGAAGGCCGTCCGGGCGCAGGCCGCTGATGCGTTGCGCGCACTCGGGTACCCCGAGATTGTCACCGACGGTGCGGAGTTCGACCCGCAGCTGCACGAGGCGGTCTCGGTCGTCGAGGATGCCAGCGTCCCGCCGCGCAGCATCCTCGCCGTCACTCGCTCCGGGTTCGGAACGCCTGAGCGGATGCTGCGACCGGTTGCGGTCGTGGTCACCCGCAGGCCGGAGGAGGAGTAGGAGATGGCGGAGGATCTCTACAGCGTGCTGGGGGTCTCCCGGTCGGCGGATCAGAAGGAGATCCGCCGCGCCTACCGGGAGAAGGCCCGCAAGTTCCACCCGGACGTCAACAAGGCCCCGGGGGCGGAGGAGACCTTCAAACGGATCAGTGAAGCCCACGATGTGCTGTCGGACCCGGAAACCCGCTCACAGTACGACCGGTTCGGTGAGAACTTCCGGCAGTACGCCGCCGCGGACGCGGCTCGCTCCTCCGAGCAGCCGCGCCGCAGCGGCGGCACCCGATACACGTGGAGCGGGGGCGGCGCGCAGAGCGTGAGCTGGGAGGACCTCTTCGGGGGCGGCTTCGGTGGTTTCGGTCGCGGCGCCGACCAGACCGCGGAGCTGGAGATCACCGTCGAGGAGGCCTACCGGGGCGGGCGGCGCACGGTGCAGGTCGCGTCCCCGTACGGCGGCGCGCAGGAGTACACCATCGACATCCCAGCGGGCGCTGTCGACGGGCAGCGGCTGCGGATCGCGGGCGCCGACGGACAGGACGGGGACCTGCTGGTCACGCTGCGCGTGAAGGACAGTAAGCGGTACCGGCTCAGCGGCGCGGACATCGAAACGGACCTCCCCATCTCACCGTGGGAGGCGGCGCTGGGCGCGGATGTCAGCATGCCCACCCCCGGCGGCCCGGTCACCGTGCACGTTCCGCCCGGCTCGTCCACTGACAGGCGGCTCCGCCTGCGCGGGCAGGGGATGCCGCGCAGGGGACAGCCGGGAGACCTGTATGCGCGGGTGAAGGTCGTCGTTCCCCGCACTCTCAGCAAGAAGGAGAGGGAGCTGTTCGAACAGCTCCGCGACGAATCGTCGTTTGATGCCAGGAGAGGATCATGACCTCACATCACCTGCCCGTCCGTGTCGCCCGGGCCGACCTGGCCGCGACCGCCCTGGCCGCAGGTATCCACCCGGATACGCTGCGGAAGTTCGTCGAGCTGGGGCTGGTCACCGCCCACGTCGACACCAGCGGCCGGCTGTGGTTCGCCCGTACCGTCCCCGCCCGCGTGCACACCATCGTGCGTCTGCACTCCGATCTTGCCGTGAACTACGCCGGCGTCGCACTCGTGCTCGACCTGCTCGCCCGCATCGAGCAGCTCGAGCAGCACCGGACCATCCGACTCGAAGGAGACACCCCATGGACATGAACTCACTCACTCAGAAGTCGCAGGAAGCGCTCACCTCGGCCCAGAGCATCGCGGTCCAGGCCGGTCAGATCGAAACGGACGAGGAGCATCTCCTGCTCGCACTGCTGCAGCAGGAGGAGGGGCTGGTTCCCCGACTGCTGCAGACAGCGGGTGCTGACGTGGAAGCGGTACGCGCCGACGTCGAAGCGGAGATCGCCCGCAAGCCCAGCGTCTCCGGGTCCTCCCCGCAGACCGGTCAGGTGTACGTGAGCCGCAGCCTCACCTCCACCCTGGAACGGGCGGAGCGGGAGGCAAAGCGGCTGAAAGACTCCTACATCTCCGTGGAGCATCTCGTTCTGGCCCTCGTCGACGACTCCTCCAACCGTCCCGCGTCCCGCGTGCTGCGCGGGCACGGTGTCACCCGGGAGAGCTTCCTCAGCGCGCTCACCAAGATCCGCGGCAACCAGCATGTCAACTCCGCCACCCCCGAGCAGACGTACGAGGCGTTGGAGAAGTACGGCCGTGACCTGGTCGCTGACGCCCGGTTGGGCAAGCTTGACCCGGTCATCGGGCGTGATGCGGAGATCCGCCGGGTCATCCAGATCCTCTCCCGCAAGACCAAGAACAACCCCGTCCTCATC from Brachybacterium huguangmaarense carries:
- a CDS encoding nucleotide exchange factor GrpE, with protein sequence MVEGQNEEQNEDTRAVDLLNDDLTDVSPEEIRAAQAAVASQLETAEDRWRRAAADYDNLRKRTAREIQTVREQERRHTAKAFLPVVDGLDRALSSGMDLDEGVLGGMKAVRAQAADALRALGYPEIVTDGAEFDPQLHEAVSVVEDASVPPRSILAVTRSGFGTPERMLRPVAVVVTRRPEEE
- a CDS encoding DnaJ C-terminal domain-containing protein; this translates as MAEDLYSVLGVSRSADQKEIRRAYREKARKFHPDVNKAPGAEETFKRISEAHDVLSDPETRSQYDRFGENFRQYAAADAARSSEQPRRSGGTRYTWSGGGAQSVSWEDLFGGGFGGFGRGADQTAELEITVEEAYRGGRRTVQVASPYGGAQEYTIDIPAGAVDGQRLRIAGADGQDGDLLVTLRVKDSKRYRLSGADIETDLPISPWEAALGADVSMPTPGGPVTVHVPPGSSTDRRLRLRGQGMPRRGQPGDLYARVKVVVPRTLSKKERELFEQLRDESSFDARRGS
- a CDS encoding chaperone modulator CbpM, with translation MTSHHLPVRVARADLAATALAAGIHPDTLRKFVELGLVTAHVDTSGRLWFARTVPARVHTIVRLHSDLAVNYAGVALVLDLLARIEQLEQHRTIRLEGDTPWT